The segment CGGAACACGTTCAGGTAGTTGATCTCGCCGGTGGTCGGCTCGTTGCGTCCGGGGTTGTCGCCGACCTGGATATAGGCGATCTCGTCCCACGCCCGGTCGAGGTTCGGGATGAGATTGCCCTCGGTGATCTGCTGGTGGTAGAGGTCGTCGAGGATCTTGCAGTGGGGGCTGCCCACCGCCCGGCAGATCTGGTACGCCTGTGGAATGCCGGTAAGGAACACGCCGGCGTGGTCGGTCCAGTGGTTGAGCGGCTCCAGCACCAGGGTCAGCCCGGCCGGCTCGCAGATCTCCACCGCCCGCTTCAGGTTGTCGATGACGATGGACGTCTGGTAGGCACGCTCCAGCCCGCGGTCGTAGTCGCCGGGCACCACGGTGCACCACCGGGCGCCGACGCGGCCGGCCACCTCCGTCGCCTGCCGGATGTCGGCGAGGATGCGGCTGCGCGCCTCTGGAGCGTCGGAGGCGAACGAGACCTCGCCCCAGGCGGTGTGGGCCACGAAGACGCCCATGCGCATGTCGAGCCGCTCGAGCTCGGCGCCGATGCGCTCCTGGAGGGCGACGTCGCGCCGCGGCATCCCGTTGTCCTCCAGCGCCCGGAATCCCTCGTCGTGCATGAAGCGGAGCTGGTCGAGGAGGTCCTCGCCCGCGTGGTGGCGGAACATGCCGAAGTGGGGGGCGTAGTCGAGGCCGAAGCGGCGCCCGCCGCCGGCTGACTGCGCTGCCGCCCAGGCCGCCGCCGGTCCGCGCGCGGCGGTGAACGGGGTCGCGGCCAGCGCGTCGGTCGCCGCGGCAACTGCCGTGGCGAGACCCGTTCCCAGAAACGCTCTTCTCTGCATGCCCGCTATCGTATATTGCCGGGATGGACGAGGCGGCCGGAGAATCGTTCGAAGCGGTGCAACAGGAGCGCCGGGGTTCCCGGCATGTCTGACCCGCCGGTCAATCTTCGCAAGCTGCTCGGCCGCGGCGACGTGCTGGCCATCGCCTTCGGCGCGATGGTCGGCTGGAGTTGGGTGGTGCTGGCCGGGGAGATGGTCGTCCGGGCTGGCGCGATCGGCTCGATCCTGGCGTTCGGAGCCGGCGCGGTGATGGTCTGGCTGGTCGGTCTCACCTACGCCGAGCTGTCGTCGGCGCTGTCGCGCGCCGGCGGCGAAATCAGCTTCACCTTCGTCGCCATGGGAGCGGGCGGCGGGTTCGTTTGCGGCTGGACGCTGGTGCTGGCGTACGTGGCTGTCTGCGCCTTCGAGGCCGTTGCCCTGCCCACCGTCGTCAGCTACCTCGCGCCCGGCTTCGATGCCGGCTCCCTCTACGTGGTGGCCGGCTGGGAGGTGCACGCGAGCTGGGTGCTCGTCGGGGTGGCCGGCGCGCTGGTCATCGGCGTCGTCAACTACCGCGGTATCCGCTTCGCCGCCTTCGCGCAGCGTCTCGCCGTCGGCAGCCTGCTGCTGGTGGGGCTGGCGTTCTTCCTGCCGGGCGCGGCGCGCGGCGACACCGCCAACCTGGCGCCCTGGATCACGGACTGGGAGGGTGTGCTGCAGGTCGTCATCATGACGCCGTTCCTCTACGTCGGGTTCGACGTCATTCCGCAGCTCGCCGAGGAGATCGACGTTCCGTTCCGGACCATCGGCCGCATCATCGTGCTCTCGATCCTGATGGCCCTCGGTTGGTACGCCCTCGTGCAATGGACGGTCGGCCTGTCGCTCGACCCCGCGACGCTTCCCGGGCGGGCGTTGCCCACCGCCGACGCCATGAGCGCCGTCTACGGCAGCCCCTGGGCGGGGCGGGTGCTCGTGGTCGGCGGCGCGTTCGGTATCCTCACGAGCTGGAACGCGTTCTTCCTCGGTGCTTCACGGCTGCTGTTCGCGATGGCCCGCGGCGGGATGCTGCCGGCGGTATTCGCCCGCCTGCACCCGCGCTACGGGTCGCCGGTGGCGGTTGTCGTCGTGCTGACCGGGATCACCGTGGTCGCTCCGTTCTTCGGCCGTCCGGCCCTGGTGTGGCTGGTCGACGCCGGATCG is part of the Acidobacteriota bacterium genome and harbors:
- a CDS encoding TIM barrel protein: MQRRAFLGTGLATAVAAATDALAATPFTAARGPAAAWAAAQSAGGGRRFGLDYAPHFGMFRHHAGEDLLDQLRFMHDEGFRALEDNGMPRRDVALQERIGAELERLDMRMGVFVAHTAWGEVSFASDAPEARSRILADIRQATEVAGRVGARWCTVVPGDYDRGLERAYQTSIVIDNLKRAVEICEPAGLTLVLEPLNHWTDHAGVFLTGIPQAYQICRAVGSPHCKILDDLYHQQITEGNLIPNLDRAWDEIAYIQVGDNPGRNEPTTGEINYLNVFRHLKKKGYRGIVGMEHGNAGEGREGERAVIDAYIACDR
- a CDS encoding APC family permease — translated: MSDPPVNLRKLLGRGDVLAIAFGAMVGWSWVVLAGEMVVRAGAIGSILAFGAGAVMVWLVGLTYAELSSALSRAGGEISFTFVAMGAGGGFVCGWTLVLAYVAVCAFEAVALPTVVSYLAPGFDAGSLYVVAGWEVHASWVLVGVAGALVIGVVNYRGIRFAAFAQRLAVGSLLLVGLAFFLPGAARGDTANLAPWITDWEGVLQVVIMTPFLYVGFDVIPQLAEEIDVPFRTIGRIIVLSILMALGWYALVQWTVGLSLDPATLPGRALPTADAMSAVYGSPWAGRVLVVGGAFGILTSWNAFFLGASRLLFAMARGGMLPAVFARLHPRYGSPVAVVVVLTGITVVAPFFGRPALVWLVDAGSLATVVGYLLVAVAFLIIRRRHPDLPRPYRVAAPRLVGWLAVAATVFFILLYLPGSPSALVWPEEWAIVLLWAGLGVALAAGMRRREASIDRGRQARLILGEYAGLLGLGGEATMVAREWLESGDERFAPIDQLTDYWRAFNNLYSPVTGPSEPQRILNFLALHVPEETATTILQDREGEARYLLSVPVVDMRGNGRDTADCIEKFDDAGNSLEKLQQLFRVIYQVRCNLEHGQKSPTDDRDVRLCQAAGPIVADVVRINT